In Helianthus annuus cultivar XRQ/B chromosome 9, HanXRQr2.0-SUNRISE, whole genome shotgun sequence, the following are encoded in one genomic region:
- the LOC118481695 gene encoding myb-like protein X, with the protein MQEAEKPDDVKQKEEASEKTTTEDSEKQDKDTNVPVEGEEKDENALKETEGKDEKDETPVEGVCEIPNMPPSEEEAKPVNEHVNEVAEVNEANENNKGETPVEETKPVNEVADVNEANENNKGETPVEETKPVNEVADVNEANENNKGEVPVAQDQYKTENDGANVTAETDVVIFTTTATASPDAEGQRGHLTDEDKEREANKNEGGEAAFENGCRVESNHGKDRVTSVGGTFLSLAA; encoded by the exons ATGCAGGAAGCAGAAAAACCTGATGATGTCAAACAAAAAGAAGAGGCTTCGGAAAAAACTACAACGGAAGACAGCGAGAAGCAAGACAAGGACACAAACGTCCCTGTGGAAGGTGAAGAAAAGGACGAAAATGCCCTCAAGGAAACTGAAGGAAAAGACGAGAAAGATGAAACTCCTGTTGAAGGCGTGTGTGAAATTCCAAATATGCCCCCATCAGAGGAGGAAGCTAAGCCTGTGAATGAG CATGTCAATGAGGTTGCTGAGGTCAATGAAGCCAATGAGAACAACAAAGGAGAAACCCCAGTGGAAGAAACTAAGCCTGTGAATGAGGTTGCTGATGTCAATGAAGCCAATGAGAACAACAAAGGAGAAACCCCAGTGGAAGAAACTAAGCCTGTCAATGAGGTTGCTGATGTCAATGAAGCTAACGAGAACAACAAAGGAGAAGTCCCGGTTGCACAAGATCAATACAAGACTGAGAATGATGGTGCCAATGTTACTGCAGAGACTGATGTCGTTATTTTCACCACTACTGCTACTGCTTCTCCTGATGCGGAAGGGCAAAGGGGTCATCTGACTGATGAGGATAAAGAGAGAGAAGCGAACAAGAATGAAGGAGGGGAAGCGGCATTCGAGAATGGTTGTCGTGTGGAGTCCAACCATGGTAAAGATAGGGTAACAAGCGTTGGTGGTACTTTTCTGTCACTGGCAGCTTGA